A part of Candidatus Deferrimicrobium borealis genomic DNA contains:
- a CDS encoding lipid-binding SYLF domain-containing protein translates to MKFVRTGRAGIRVVAFATLLAAILLVAATPGAMAGDKEDAQGIVDKARITFGGLMADNNYKWMREHLKDAKGVLIYPSVLKAGFILGGSGGTGVLLAREGTAGEWSNPAFYTLGSVSFGLQIGGEAAEVVVLVMSQKGMDSLLTSKFKLGGDASVALGPMGGGAKGDVTADFLSFAKSKGLYAGLNLDGSYIDVRENLNAAYYGKAVTPVDIIDKKTVSNAAAVPLREDLKKAK, encoded by the coding sequence ATGAAATTCGTGCGGACAGGCAGAGCCGGGATCCGGGTAGTCGCATTCGCAACGCTTCTCGCGGCAATTCTCCTCGTTGCCGCAACGCCGGGAGCGATGGCGGGCGACAAGGAGGACGCACAGGGGATCGTCGATAAAGCGCGCATCACCTTCGGCGGACTCATGGCGGACAACAATTACAAATGGATGCGGGAACACCTCAAGGACGCGAAAGGGGTGTTGATCTATCCGAGTGTGCTCAAGGCGGGATTCATCTTGGGCGGTTCGGGCGGCACCGGCGTCCTCCTGGCGAGGGAAGGCACGGCGGGGGAGTGGAGCAATCCGGCTTTCTACACGCTGGGTTCGGTGAGCTTCGGTCTGCAGATCGGCGGTGAGGCGGCGGAAGTGGTCGTGCTGGTGATGAGCCAGAAGGGGATGGATTCCCTGCTCACCTCGAAATTCAAGCTGGGTGGAGACGCCTCGGTCGCTCTCGGGCCGATGGGCGGCGGGGCGAAGGGGGATGTCACCGCCGATTTCCTTTCGTTTGCCAAGTCGAAAGGGCTTTACGCGGGGTTGAATCTGGACGGATCGTACATCGACGTGCGGGAAAACCTGAACGCCGCCTACTACGGCAAGGCCGTCACCCCCGTGGATATCATAGACAAGAAAACCGTCAGCAACGCAGCGGCGGTCCCGCTGAGAGAAGATCTGAAGAAGGCGAAATAG
- a CDS encoding SOS response-associated peptidase, with the protein MCGRFTLFEADKVLSKEFGVSGVPPLSPRYNIAPSQPIAAVRTPHTGIGRELALLRWGLIPSWSKDPAIGNRLINARAETVREKPSFRNAFRRHRCLIPTNGFYEWQRQERGKQPYFVRMRDERIFAFAGLWDRWESPDDGIIETCAILTTAANAVLAPIHDRMPVILPQAEYARWLDPALKDPDSLSPLLVPFPPEEMLAIPVSPRVNAPSTDDEKCIAPLP; encoded by the coding sequence ATGTGCGGCCGGTTCACCCTGTTCGAAGCGGACAAGGTCCTTTCGAAGGAGTTCGGCGTCTCCGGCGTCCCTCCGCTCTCCCCGCGCTACAACATCGCCCCATCCCAGCCCATCGCGGCGGTACGCACGCCGCACACCGGCATCGGTCGTGAACTTGCCCTTCTCCGTTGGGGCCTCATCCCCTCCTGGTCGAAAGACCCCGCGATCGGCAACCGTCTCATCAATGCCCGGGCGGAAACCGTCCGGGAAAAACCTTCCTTCCGCAATGCGTTCCGCCGGCATCGTTGCCTGATCCCCACCAACGGTTTCTACGAGTGGCAGCGGCAGGAGCGCGGGAAACAGCCGTACTTCGTCCGGATGCGTGACGAGCGGATCTTCGCCTTCGCCGGTTTGTGGGACCGTTGGGAAAGCCCGGACGACGGCATCATCGAAACGTGCGCCATCCTTACGACGGCTGCGAACGCCGTCCTCGCCCCGATCCACGACCGGATGCCGGTGATCCTCCCTCAGGCGGAGTACGCGCGGTGGCTCGACCCGGCGCTCAAGGACCCGGACTCCTTGTCGCCCCTTCTCGTCCCGTTCCCCCCGGAAGAGATGCTCGCGATCCCCGTGAGTCCCCGGGTCAATGCCCCCTCCACCGACGACGAGAAGTGCATAGCCCCCCTCCCGTAG
- a CDS encoding LysE family translocator: MMAFLGAGIVLGLSAGISPGPLLALVLSHTIRHGVREGIRVAAAPLLTDLPILLVSTLVLSKVAAYGSLLGAVSLAGAAFLVYMAYETFRARRQEPSASDGGPHSLRRGAMVNALSPHPYLFWLTVGAPMILKGWKTSPAAAVLFVVGFTGCLVGSKVALAVLAGRSAHLLSGRNLQYLMRALGLLLLLFAVLLLVDGLRLLGVLR, from the coding sequence GTGATGGCTTTTCTTGGTGCCGGAATTGTCCTCGGGTTGTCGGCGGGTATCTCGCCCGGGCCCCTCCTTGCGCTGGTGCTTTCCCACACGATCCGTCACGGGGTCCGGGAGGGGATCCGGGTCGCGGCGGCCCCGCTGCTGACGGACCTGCCGATCCTCCTGGTATCGACGCTCGTCCTTTCGAAGGTTGCCGCGTACGGAAGCCTGTTGGGGGCGGTGTCCCTGGCCGGCGCGGCGTTTCTGGTGTACATGGCATACGAGACGTTCCGCGCGAGGAGGCAGGAACCGTCCGCGTCGGATGGCGGACCGCACTCTCTCAGGAGAGGAGCCATGGTGAACGCCCTCAGCCCGCACCCGTACCTGTTCTGGCTGACCGTCGGGGCCCCCATGATCCTCAAGGGGTGGAAGACGAGCCCGGCCGCCGCCGTGCTGTTCGTCGTCGGGTTCACGGGGTGCCTGGTGGGCTCCAAGGTGGCGTTGGCGGTTCTCGCCGGTCGGTCGGCGCATCTGCTGAGCGGAAGAAACCTCCAATACCTCATGCGGGCTCTTGGGTTGCTGCTCCTTCTGTTCGCGGTCCTTCTGCTTGTGGACGGCCTGCGCTTGCTCGGGGTGCTCCGGTAA
- a CDS encoding SagB/ThcOx family dehydrogenase: MDDLIRSHRRWLKDSIRKKVEWNATGQSRGLPPPPAQKPVPPNARTVALPEPDRFDSVCTSGLLRVLRCRRSTRRYAQTPLSLEELAFLLWATQGITERHGDEATFRPVPSAGARHAFETYLYCRRVETLEEGIYRYLPLEHRLLFEFAEPDLAARISEACLGQRFVGQGAVTFFWSVIPYRMEWRYGPAAHRVLPMDVGHVCQNLYLSAEAIGAGACAVAAYDQESLDALLHLDGEEEFVLYLAPVGKHAVPRRAGTGPS; encoded by the coding sequence ATGGACGACCTGATCCGCTCCCACCGGCGATGGCTCAAGGACTCGATCCGCAAGAAGGTCGAATGGAACGCCACGGGCCAATCGCGCGGCCTCCCGCCACCCCCGGCCCAGAAGCCCGTTCCCCCGAACGCGCGGACGGTCGCTCTCCCGGAGCCGGACCGGTTCGACTCGGTCTGCACCTCCGGCCTCCTTCGGGTCCTTCGGTGCCGCCGAAGCACCCGGCGATACGCTCAAACGCCTCTCTCCCTCGAGGAACTGGCGTTCCTCCTCTGGGCCACCCAGGGGATCACGGAGCGGCACGGCGATGAGGCGACCTTCCGCCCGGTCCCTTCCGCCGGTGCGCGGCACGCGTTCGAGACGTACCTCTATTGCCGGAGGGTCGAGACGCTCGAGGAAGGGATCTACCGCTACCTGCCGCTGGAGCACCGCCTTCTGTTCGAGTTCGCCGAACCGGATCTGGCCGCCCGCATCTCCGAGGCCTGTCTCGGACAGCGGTTCGTCGGGCAGGGGGCCGTCACGTTCTTCTGGAGCGTCATCCCGTACCGGATGGAGTGGCGGTACGGACCGGCTGCGCACCGCGTCCTTCCGATGGATGTCGGGCACGTCTGCCAGAACCTGTACCTTTCGGCCGAGGCGATCGGGGCGGGGGCATGCGCGGTTGCGGCGTACGACCAGGAGTCCCTCGATGCCCTGTTACACCTCGACGGGGAAGAGGAGTTCGTCCTCTATCTGGCACCGGTCGGCAAACACGCTGTGCCCCGGAGGGCCGGAACGGGACCTTCATGA
- a CDS encoding 4a-hydroxytetrahydrobiopterin dehydratase, which translates to MELSDKRCVPCRGGVPAMGAEEAGRLISQVSGWTLEEETKGIRREFRFRNFAEAMRFARQVGEIAEAEGHHPDLSVGWGYCTVRFRTHSIRGLHENDFIMAAKVNRLLQSESSPS; encoded by the coding sequence ATGGAACTTTCGGACAAGCGGTGCGTTCCGTGCCGGGGAGGGGTTCCGGCGATGGGAGCGGAGGAGGCGGGAAGGCTGATTTCCCAGGTCTCCGGCTGGACGCTCGAGGAGGAGACAAAAGGGATCCGCCGCGAATTCCGGTTCCGGAATTTCGCGGAGGCGATGCGGTTCGCCCGGCAGGTCGGGGAGATCGCGGAGGCCGAGGGGCACCACCCGGACCTGTCCGTCGGATGGGGGTACTGCACGGTCCGGTTCCGGACCCACTCGATCCGGGGCCTGCACGAAAACGATTTCATCATGGCGGCGAAGGTCAACCGCCTCCTGCAATCGGAGTCGTCACCGTCATGA
- a CDS encoding peptidoglycan-binding protein, which translates to MLFAMLLVFDPWTPGAGAGTDPKLGGGGTVATGSAGGADSQGASSQLERCDESLGTMAVVEDQSAAWYHTLSQYKLGSTVPVLRMMVQQSNCFVVVERGAAMRNMMQERNLSESGEMRQGSNFERGQMVAADYTMSPTITFSQKGTSGAGGALGGLFGGGVGRAVGVVAGGLKANESSTTLLLIDNRSGVQLAAAEGSAKNYDFSLFGGIFGGGGGGAAGGYTNTPEGKILTAAFMDSYNKLVKATRNYKAQSVKGGLGTGGRLGVQGGSTPASKELPGK; encoded by the coding sequence ATGCTTTTCGCCATGTTGCTCGTTTTCGATCCCTGGACCCCGGGCGCCGGTGCGGGTACGGACCCCAAGCTGGGCGGGGGCGGGACGGTAGCGACCGGCTCGGCGGGTGGAGCGGATTCCCAGGGCGCGAGCAGCCAGTTGGAGAGGTGCGACGAATCGCTGGGCACCATGGCGGTGGTGGAAGACCAGTCCGCTGCCTGGTATCACACCCTCTCCCAGTACAAACTGGGGTCGACCGTGCCCGTGTTGCGGATGATGGTCCAGCAGTCGAACTGCTTCGTCGTGGTGGAGCGCGGGGCCGCCATGAGGAACATGATGCAGGAGCGGAATCTCAGCGAGTCCGGAGAGATGCGTCAAGGCAGCAACTTTGAGAGAGGTCAGATGGTTGCGGCGGACTATACGATGAGCCCCACCATAACGTTCAGCCAGAAAGGGACCTCCGGCGCAGGCGGAGCCTTGGGAGGATTATTCGGCGGTGGTGTCGGCAGGGCCGTGGGCGTGGTGGCGGGCGGCCTCAAGGCGAACGAGTCTTCGACGACGCTCCTGCTGATCGATAACCGCTCGGGCGTACAGCTGGCTGCGGCCGAGGGGAGCGCGAAGAATTACGATTTCAGCCTCTTCGGCGGCATCTTCGGCGGAGGCGGAGGCGGAGCCGCCGGCGGATATACCAATACGCCGGAAGGGAAGATCCTGACCGCCGCGTTCATGGATTCCTACAACAAGCTGGTCAAGGCGACGCGCAATTACAAGGCGCAGAGCGTAAAAGGGGGCTTGGGGACCGGCGGCAGGTTGGGGGTTCAAGGCGGGTCTACGCCGGCCTCGAAGGAGCTTCCGGGCAAGTAA
- a CDS encoding ATP-binding protein: protein MGNDFGEAIGREQLRLVMQQVPTMQAASVVVALVLSYTVRDIVSRGNIFSFVLSISAVAVSRVILYRRFVNARTKPFDAKNWKNAYLLLALLSGIAWGSSAFLILPHGDAWLLALFVLVMASLSASTTVSHSSVKWAPAAFIVPAMLLYAAHCIIAGGEREPILAILIVLYMIVMLLYSFKHHETIASSIALQFENLKLLDVSRQNEERMVEAQKIAHLGYYRLDVPTGSWTSSKILDDIFGIGDEYRKDVEGWSLLVHPEERQSMLEYFLNDVLGKMKPFDREYRIVRRSDQCVRWVHGLGKVEYDSGGKPVVMIGTIQDITERKQAEVALRESEERLRVILDSTDNGILAVDASGKTIFSNRRFLELWRIPESLADTGDDNAMLVFVLEQLVDPGGFLRRVQWLYGTAEIHSDIILFKDGRLFERYTIPMMVDGAVIGRLWSFRDITDRKQAEEEKEKLRTQLQQAMKMEAIGRLAGGVAHDFNNILTVIAGYCELLMQKVGKESPMLGELEQIKRAGDRAALMTQQLLAFSRKQIIEPKVMQLDRQVAEVLAMLARLIGEDIALQTITGKSLGSVKIDPGQFQQILMNLVVNARDAMPGGGKIVIETANVDLDEVYCALHPYVIPGRYVMLAVSDTGQGMSEEVQSHVFEPFFTTKERGSGTGLGLATTYGAVKQSGGYIEVESEVGKGTTFKIYLPRVEEEGKPVKDARLVDLPGGAETVLLVEDEDTVRNLCSRILGELGYQVIQARSGAEAVAVAGRDDRIDLLLTDVVMPGMSGKELATQLVLRHPEMKVLFMSGYTDDAIVHHGVLDEGVSFIGKPYTPSALARKVRQVIEKA from the coding sequence ATGGGCAATGACTTCGGGGAAGCGATCGGCCGGGAGCAACTCCGCCTTGTCATGCAACAGGTCCCGACGATGCAGGCCGCATCGGTCGTCGTCGCGCTGGTTCTTTCGTATACGGTGCGCGATATCGTCTCTCGCGGGAATATCTTCTCCTTTGTCCTTTCGATCTCGGCAGTGGCTGTCAGCCGGGTCATCCTTTACCGACGGTTTGTCAATGCACGCACGAAGCCATTCGACGCAAAGAACTGGAAAAACGCGTATCTTCTCCTGGCTCTGCTCTCGGGGATCGCATGGGGAAGTTCCGCCTTCCTGATCCTCCCGCACGGGGATGCGTGGCTCCTGGCTCTTTTCGTCCTCGTCATGGCGAGCCTGTCGGCATCGACGACGGTCTCCCATTCTTCGGTCAAATGGGCCCCCGCGGCATTTATCGTGCCCGCCATGCTGCTCTACGCCGCTCATTGCATTATCGCCGGCGGAGAACGTGAACCCATTCTGGCCATCCTGATCGTTCTCTACATGATCGTAATGCTCCTGTACTCGTTCAAACACCATGAGACCATCGCCTCATCCATCGCCTTGCAGTTCGAGAATCTGAAACTCCTTGATGTGTCCCGCCAGAACGAAGAACGGATGGTCGAGGCGCAGAAGATCGCGCATCTCGGATACTATCGGCTGGATGTTCCGACGGGGTCGTGGACAAGCTCGAAGATCCTCGACGACATTTTCGGCATCGGGGACGAATACCGGAAGGACGTCGAAGGGTGGTCCCTTCTCGTCCACCCGGAGGAACGCCAGTCGATGCTGGAGTACTTCCTCAACGACGTCCTGGGGAAGATGAAACCGTTCGACCGCGAGTACCGGATCGTCAGACGGTCGGATCAATGCGTACGGTGGGTCCACGGGTTGGGCAAGGTTGAGTACGATTCCGGCGGCAAGCCCGTAGTAATGATCGGGACGATCCAGGACATCACCGAGCGCAAGCAAGCCGAGGTCGCGCTACGGGAGAGCGAGGAACGTCTGCGGGTCATCCTCGATTCGACGGACAACGGCATTCTGGCCGTCGACGCTTCGGGGAAGACGATATTTTCCAACAGGAGATTCCTGGAACTCTGGCGCATTCCGGAGTCGCTCGCGGATACCGGCGATGACAATGCGATGTTGGTTTTTGTGCTGGAACAACTGGTCGACCCCGGTGGTTTTCTCCGGAGGGTCCAGTGGCTGTACGGCACCGCAGAGATCCACAGCGACATCATCCTCTTCAAGGACGGCCGTCTCTTTGAACGGTATACGATACCCATGATGGTTGACGGTGCCGTGATCGGAAGATTGTGGTCCTTTCGCGACATCACGGACCGGAAGCAGGCCGAAGAGGAAAAGGAGAAGCTGCGGACGCAACTGCAGCAGGCGATGAAGATGGAGGCGATCGGGCGCCTGGCGGGGGGCGTGGCGCACGACTTCAACAACATCCTGACGGTCATCGCGGGGTACTGCGAACTCCTGATGCAGAAGGTCGGGAAGGAATCCCCGATGCTTGGGGAACTGGAGCAGATCAAGCGCGCGGGAGACCGGGCGGCCTTGATGACACAGCAGCTCCTGGCGTTCTCCCGGAAGCAGATCATCGAACCGAAGGTGATGCAGCTGGATCGGCAGGTTGCGGAGGTCCTGGCGATGCTGGCCCGGCTGATCGGGGAGGACATCGCGTTGCAGACCATCACCGGCAAATCCCTGGGGTCGGTGAAGATCGACCCGGGGCAGTTCCAGCAGATTCTTATGAACCTGGTGGTGAACGCCCGGGATGCGATGCCGGGGGGCGGGAAGATCGTGATCGAGACCGCGAACGTGGACCTCGACGAAGTCTACTGTGCGCTGCACCCCTACGTCATCCCCGGGCGGTACGTGATGCTCGCGGTCAGCGACACGGGGCAAGGGATGAGCGAAGAGGTCCAGTCGCATGTCTTCGAGCCGTTCTTCACCACGAAGGAGCGGGGGAGCGGAACGGGTTTGGGTCTCGCGACGACCTACGGTGCGGTGAAGCAGTCGGGTGGCTACATCGAGGTGGAATCGGAGGTCGGGAAGGGGACGACGTTCAAAATCTATCTGCCGCGGGTCGAGGAGGAAGGGAAACCGGTGAAGGACGCCCGCCTGGTGGACCTTCCGGGCGGTGCGGAGACGGTGCTGCTCGTGGAGGACGAGGACACCGTGCGGAATCTGTGCTCCCGGATTCTCGGGGAGTTGGGGTACCAGGTGATACAGGCCCGGAGCGGGGCAGAGGCTGTCGCGGTGGCGGGACGCGACGACCGGATCGACCTTCTCCTGACGGACGTCGTGATGCCGGGGATGAGCGGGAAGGAACTGGCGACGCAGCTGGTCCTGCGCCACCCGGAAATGAAGGTTCTGTTCATGTCCGGCTACACGGACGACGCGATCGTGCATCACGGGGTTCTGGACGAGGGTGTGTCCTTCATCGGGAAACCGTACACCCCGTCGGCGCTCGCGAGGAAGGTGCGGCAAGTCATCGAAAAAGCGTGA
- a CDS encoding DoxX family protein, whose amino-acid sequence MIQRLKPLRQSARVSAGLLLLRLVAGAAFLYHGYGKIQNPFGWMGPDAGFPGVFQALAALSEFGGGLAWMLGLLTPLASCGLACTMTVAVWMHAGVLHDPFVALQGGRSYELASVYLCVAVLLLLAGPGRFSVDRVAFGEK is encoded by the coding sequence ATGATCCAACGGCTCAAACCGCTCCGTCAGTCCGCTCGCGTGTCCGCCGGCCTGCTCCTTCTCAGGCTCGTGGCGGGAGCGGCGTTCCTGTACCACGGCTACGGGAAGATCCAAAACCCGTTCGGCTGGATGGGCCCTGACGCCGGCTTTCCCGGCGTCTTCCAGGCGCTGGCGGCCCTCTCGGAGTTCGGGGGTGGGCTCGCCTGGATGCTCGGACTGCTCACCCCCCTGGCTTCCTGCGGTCTGGCCTGCACGATGACGGTGGCCGTCTGGATGCACGCCGGCGTGCTTCACGACCCGTTCGTGGCCCTGCAAGGCGGACGCTCCTACGAATTGGCCAGCGTCTACCTCTGCGTCGCCGTCCTGCTCCTGCTCGCCGGGCCGGGGCGCTTCTCCGTGGACCGTGTCGCATTCGGCGAGAAGTAG
- a CDS encoding META domain-containing protein — MTITRSVFNVVLPGLVAMIVAAIGPPAVSADSCRWNDPTVLRNIEYRGIYDNAVTLRDGVYEGEPLVQGGASRPRVELLDMPPVLHDLDGDGIDDAAVLLAESSGGSGAFTYLAVVSCRDGRAVNTGTIGLGDRVMIRSLGGQEGSIVVEFVAAGPGEPLCCPTRNVRNRYRLRDGNLLLASSEVQGALSLADVKGIPWRLSRLGRNERVPEGVKVTAVFGEGRVSGSGGCNRYSAAVVETGPLEFSIGPAASTRMACPDPAGGFEDRYYSALQATNRFGFLLGNLVLHYGWGDVRDAMIFEREVPR; from the coding sequence GTGACCATTACCCGATCCGTTTTCAATGTCGTTCTACCCGGACTGGTGGCGATGATCGTCGCGGCCATCGGCCCTCCGGCCGTTTCCGCCGATTCCTGCCGTTGGAACGACCCGACCGTGCTTCGGAACATCGAATACAGAGGGATCTACGACAACGCGGTAACCCTCAGGGATGGCGTCTACGAGGGGGAGCCGCTCGTCCAGGGAGGTGCGTCCCGGCCTCGGGTGGAACTGCTCGACATGCCCCCCGTCCTCCACGACCTGGACGGGGACGGGATCGATGACGCCGCCGTCCTGCTGGCGGAAAGCTCCGGCGGAAGCGGAGCGTTCACCTACCTGGCCGTCGTTTCCTGCCGGGACGGCCGGGCGGTCAACACCGGAACCATCGGTCTCGGGGACCGCGTCATGATCCGCTCCCTGGGCGGCCAGGAGGGGTCCATCGTCGTGGAATTCGTCGCGGCGGGTCCCGGCGAGCCCCTCTGCTGCCCGACCCGGAACGTACGGAACAGATACCGCCTGCGGGACGGGAACCTTCTCCTCGCCTCCTCGGAAGTGCAGGGAGCCCTCTCCCTCGCCGACGTGAAGGGGATCCCATGGAGGCTCTCCCGCCTGGGAAGGAACGAGCGCGTTCCGGAAGGCGTGAAGGTCACGGCCGTGTTCGGGGAAGGCAGGGTCTCGGGGTCGGGCGGGTGCAACCGGTATTCGGCCGCGGTCGTCGAAACCGGCCCCCTGGAGTTCTCGATCGGACCCGCCGCTTCCACCAGAATGGCCTGCCCCGATCCGGCCGGGGGGTTCGAGGACAGATATTACTCCGCCCTCCAGGCGACGAACCGGTTCGGCTTCCTCCTCGGAAATCTCGTCCTTCATTACGGGTGGGGGGATGTACGGGACGCGATGATTTTCGAACGCGAGGTTCCCCGCTGA
- a CDS encoding cupin domain-containing protein: protein MTGKAEDRNFGKADEVRVFPKGKLELLTIGGATIGRATLEPGWRWSTSVQPIAKTKSCEAPHFQYHVSGTLKVVMDDGTEFVCKPGDISVLPSGHDAWVVGNESVVIVDFQGMAEYAKKVA, encoded by the coding sequence ATGACAGGGAAGGCGGAAGACAGAAATTTCGGCAAGGCCGACGAAGTGCGGGTTTTCCCAAAGGGAAAACTGGAGTTGCTGACGATCGGTGGAGCGACCATCGGTCGCGCCACCCTGGAACCGGGGTGGCGTTGGTCGACGTCCGTTCAACCGATCGCAAAGACAAAAAGCTGCGAGGCGCCCCATTTCCAGTATCACGTTTCGGGAACCCTGAAAGTCGTGATGGACGATGGGACGGAGTTCGTGTGCAAGCCGGGCGACATATCGGTCCTCCCCTCCGGGCATGATGCCTGGGTGGTTGGAAACGAGAGCGTCGTGATCGTCGACTTCCAGGGGATGGCGGAGTACGCGAAGAAGGTCGCCTGA
- a CDS encoding nuclear transport factor 2 family protein, with protein MTGPAGTMDGQTKATLESVERFNQAFGRHDVDGVMRAMSDDCVFENTCPPPDGERYEGQAQVRRFWERFFRSSPGAVFETEEIFAAGDRCVLRWLYRWVDGTGKPGHIRGVDVFRVRDGKVAEKFSYVKG; from the coding sequence GTGACGGGACCGGCTGGCACGATGGACGGACAGACAAAGGCAACCCTCGAGTCCGTCGAACGATTCAATCAGGCGTTCGGCCGGCACGACGTCGATGGCGTGATGCGGGCGATGTCGGACGATTGCGTCTTCGAGAACACCTGTCCGCCCCCGGATGGGGAACGGTACGAAGGGCAGGCGCAGGTGCGGAGGTTCTGGGAGCGCTTCTTCCGCTCCTCTCCCGGTGCGGTCTTCGAAACGGAGGAGATCTTCGCGGCCGGCGACCGGTGCGTACTCCGGTGGCTCTACCGATGGGTGGATGGGACCGGCAAACCGGGGCACATCCGGGGGGTCGACGTCTTCCGGGTCCGGGACGGCAAAGTGGCGGAAAAATTCTCCTACGTGAAAGGGTAA
- a CDS encoding GGDEF domain-containing protein, producing MDFSKLKYISTDAPTTNELELLNESSIRIAQVIRARWIILGILAVYGVVPYVIFQHYSIDLSSISTMQCVFPVLAWCAMAIYNAFFLYSYQALANIRPLNQIQLLLDLLFVTVVIHYSGGAVSWFWPMYLVVTLESVLVMEKYSDTFAFALGASLAYGGLLQFEFYGIIPSVSMPFENLSLQKTLPYGVTKWAWVTLINMSVATIGVYLMKTIRHREEKLKKLVIKDNLTSLYNRAYFFFRLHSEIQRGKRYNRPLSLLIMDMDNFKQFNDRYGHLVGDQLLRALSSIVLSNIRYSAGKPSYELDIPCRYGGDEFAIILPETTSAKAAIVAERLRKEINVKCGHEMMAHIHAATGSHPLEVPDVTVSVGVASFPEHASMTEALVKAADDAMYVSKRSEKNKVVVSEPMAPPPSAPLLAEGAPRISTARA from the coding sequence ATGGATTTCTCCAAGCTGAAATATATCTCCACCGATGCCCCAACGACCAATGAACTGGAACTTCTGAACGAATCCAGTATCCGGATCGCCCAGGTCATCCGGGCGCGCTGGATCATCCTCGGGATCCTGGCGGTGTACGGGGTCGTCCCCTACGTCATCTTCCAGCACTACTCCATCGACCTCAGTTCGATCAGCACCATGCAATGCGTCTTCCCGGTCCTCGCCTGGTGCGCCATGGCGATCTATAACGCCTTCTTCCTGTATTCCTACCAGGCGTTGGCGAACATCCGCCCCCTCAACCAGATTCAACTGCTCCTCGACCTGCTGTTCGTGACGGTCGTGATCCATTACAGCGGGGGGGCGGTGTCGTGGTTCTGGCCGATGTACCTGGTCGTGACCCTCGAATCGGTCCTGGTGATGGAGAAGTACTCGGACACCTTTGCCTTCGCCCTGGGGGCATCCCTGGCGTACGGCGGGCTGCTGCAGTTCGAATTCTACGGGATCATCCCGTCCGTGAGCATGCCGTTCGAAAACCTCTCCCTCCAGAAAACCCTCCCGTACGGGGTGACGAAATGGGCATGGGTCACGTTGATCAACATGAGCGTGGCCACCATCGGCGTCTATCTGATGAAGACGATCCGCCACCGGGAGGAGAAGCTCAAGAAGCTCGTCATCAAGGACAACCTCACTTCCCTGTACAATCGCGCGTACTTCTTTTTTCGGCTCCATTCGGAGATCCAGCGCGGGAAGCGGTACAACCGCCCTCTCTCCCTCCTCATCATGGACATGGACAATTTCAAGCAGTTCAACGACCGGTACGGACACCTCGTCGGGGACCAGCTGCTCCGGGCGCTCTCCAGCATCGTTCTGTCGAACATCCGGTACAGCGCCGGGAAACCGAGCTACGAACTGGATATCCCCTGCCGGTACGGCGGGGACGAATTCGCCATCATCCTTCCCGAGACGACCTCCGCCAAGGCGGCAATCGTGGCGGAGCGGCTCCGGAAGGAAATCAACGTGAAATGCGGGCACGAGATGATGGCGCATATCCATGCCGCTACCGGCTCCCACCCGCTGGAAGTCCCGGACGTCACGGTGAGCGTCGGCGTGGCCTCCTTCCCCGAGCACGCGTCGATGACGGAAGCGCTGGTGAAGGCGGCCGACGACGCCATGTATGTGTCAAAACGGTCGGAAAAGAACAAGGTGGTCGTGTCGGAACCGATGGCACCTCCCCCAAGCGCTCCTCTGCTTGCAGAAGGGGCTCCCCGCATCAGCACCGCACGCGCGTAA
- a CDS encoding NAD(P)H-dependent oxidoreductase: protein MKQYRIAVVVGSLRKESFNRTLASAIAKLAPADFSFHQVRIGDLPLYNQDDDASPSDSVTRLKREIIDSQALLFVTAEYNRSIPGVLKNAIDHASRPYGQSAWAGKPAGVIGVSVGSTGTSMAQQHLRNVLSYLDVPTLGQPEIFIQAKDGLFDEAGDIGAGSRKFLQNWMDRYVAWVKKLAV, encoded by the coding sequence ATGAAGCAATATCGAATAGCCGTTGTCGTCGGCAGTCTTCGCAAGGAGTCGTTCAACCGCACGCTTGCCAGCGCCATCGCCAAGCTGGCGCCGGCCGATTTCTCGTTCCACCAGGTGCGGATCGGCGACCTGCCGCTCTACAACCAGGATGACGACGCGAGCCCGTCCGACTCCGTCACGCGGCTGAAGCGCGAAATCATCGATTCCCAGGCCCTCCTGTTCGTCACCGCCGAATACAACCGTTCGATCCCCGGGGTGCTCAAGAACGCGATCGACCACGCCTCGCGCCCGTACGGCCAGAGCGCATGGGCGGGCAAGCCCGCCGGAGTGATCGGGGTTTCGGTCGGGTCCACCGGCACCTCCATGGCGCAGCAGCACCTGCGCAATGTTCTCTCGTACCTGGACGTCCCGACGCTGGGGCAACCGGAAATTTTCATTCAGGCCAAGGACGGGCTGTTCGACGAGGCCGGCGACATCGGGGCCGGCAGCAGAAAATTCCTTCAGAACTGGATGGATCGGTATGTTGCCTGGGTGAAGAAGCTCGCTGTCTGA